Within Desulfobacter sp., the genomic segment TTTTTGTCATTTATCCCCAAAGAAGAAAGGGGGAAAGTGATGAAAAGCATCTCGAATTTAACCCCTCAGTCTCCGGTTCAGATACATGAGCATCGGGCCCATGCGCCCGACGGCAACATACGATGGCAGCAGTGGACCAACAGGGCAGTGTTCGACAACCAGGGAAAAGCCTTTCTCTTCCACGCCATAGGCCAAGATATTACCGAGAGGAAACAACACACCGCGGCTTTAATTGCATCAGAGAAAAAATACCGTGCCTTGATTGAAACAACCAATACCGGCTATTTAATTCTCGACAAAGCCGGGAGGGTAATTGACGCAAACCAGGAATATGCACGCCTTTCCGGGCATAATTTTGTTAAAGAAATTTTAGGCAGAAGCGTGGTTGAGTGGACGGCCCCCCATGACAGGAAAAAAAATGAACAGGAGGTCAAAAAATGCTGCAAAAAAGGGGGCGTAAAGAGCCTGCAGATCGACTACATGGATAAAACCGGCAGACGGCTTCCTGTTGAGATTAACGCCAAACTAGTCCATTCAGATGATGGGGTCAGAATTTTATCCCTCTGCCGGGACATCACCGAACGAAGTATTAAAAACAAACTGCAGGAATCTCAATTTCGGCTTATAGAATATGCTGCAGATCATTCCATCAAAGAATTGCTGCAGAAATTTTTAGATGAGGCGGAAATTCTGACTGAAAGCAAAATCGGTTTTTTCCATTTTGTCGAGAATGACCAGGTGACGCTGTCTCTGCAGGCCTGGTCGACAAACACCCTTGAAAAAATTTGTAAGGCCGAAGGCGGGGGACAACATTATCCCAAATCCCAGGCCGGCGTCTGGGCAGACTGTTTAAACGTCGGCGGCCCTATCATCCATAACGACTATGAAAGCCTGCAGCACAAAAAAGGACTGCCCGAAGGCCATGCCCCGGTAGTGCGCGAACTTGTCGTACCCGTCATTCGGGGGGGAAAGGTGATGGCGATTCTTGGCGTTGGCAACAAGCCGTCTGACTACCATATCCATGATGTTGAAACACTTCAACAGCTTGCGGACCATGCATGGGAAACGGTTGTCGGCAAACGGGCAGAAGAGCAGACAAAACGGAGCGAGCGGTTTCTTGACACCATCGTGGAGAATATTCCCAATATGCTGTTTGTAAAAGATGCCGAGGAGCTTCGATTTATAAGGTTTAACAAGGCCGGCGAAGAGTTGCTCGGGCTCTCCAGGGATAAACTGATTGGAAAAAATGATTATGACTTTTTTCCCAAAAACGAGGCGGACTTTTTTACCCGAAAAGACAGGGAAGTATTGGCCTCACGGCAGTTGGTGGATATCCCCGATGAACCCATACAAACAAAAGCCAAAGGGGAGCGGCGGCTTCACACGAAAAAAATCCCCATACTGGACGACTGCGGAGATCCGGAATATTTATTGGGCATTTCGGAAGATATCACTGAATACAAGAAAATTGAAGCCCAGCTCCGGCAGACCCAGAAGATGGAATCCATAGGCAATTTGGCCGGCGGTGTTGCACATGATTTTAACAATATATTGTGCCCGATCATCGGGCTTTCTGAAATGATGCTGGAAGATTTTCCCCAGGACAGCATGGAATATGACAATATTCAAGAGATATTTACAGCAGGAAAAAGGGGCAGTGAACTGGTCAAGCAGATCCTGGCATTCAGCCGCCGGTCCGCCCATAAATTGATACCGGTCCAGATCCAGCAGATATTAAAAGAGGTAATCAAACTCAGCCGGTCAACGATTCCCTCAGACATCGACATCATCAGTGACATCCAGCAGGATTGCGGACAGGTCATGGCAGACCCTGTGCAGATCCATCAAATTGCAATGAACCTGATCACCAATGCCTATCATGCCGTTGAAAAATCAGGGGGACAATTATCTGTCACGCTAAGGGAAACCGAACTGCCCGAAGAAAATCAAGGAAACAAATCGCTTATACCAGGACGCTATGCCTTGTTTTCCGTTTCCGACACGGGATGCGGAATCGCCCCTGAAGCAATGGATAAAATTTTTGACCCTTACTTCACAACCAAAAAGAAAAACAAAGGCACCGGCCTGGGTCTTGCCGTCGTTTACGGCATTATCAAAGAATGCCGGGGAGATATTGAAGTCCGCAGCACCCTTGGCACCGGGACAAAATTTACTGTCCACATTCCAATAATTGAAACCAGCCATGAACAAAAAGCCGCTGAGCCGGAAAAACAGTTAAAAACTGGCAATGAAAGGATTCTATTGGTCGATGACGAGGCCCCCGTTGCCCGGCTTGAAAAACAGATACTTCAACGGCTCGGCTACAGGGTCACGGCAAGAGAAAGCAGTACCGATGCACTCAATACGTTCAAAGCGGCCCCTGATGCCTTTGACCTGGTTGTCACCGATATGACCATGCCGAATCTGACCGGAGACCAACTGGCCAGGGAAATGATTTCAATACGCAAGGACATCCCGGTCATCATCTGCACCGGATTCAGCGAAAGAATGAATGAAAAAACAGCCAAGCATATTGGGATTAAAGGATTTTTAATGAAACCGGTGGCTAAATTGGAAATGGCTCAAATGGTAAGAACCGTTCTGGATGAACAAAAAAAACAATGAAGATATGAATATTCGACATCCCAATGTGTCTGACTATGACAGAGTTCTCGGTGTAATGGTAAACTGGTGGGGCGGACGTGACCTGCGGAACAAGGTCTATAAAGGCCTTTTCATCCACTTTACAAACACAAGTTTCCTTGCGGAAAATGAAGAGGGGGCCCTTGTGGCTTTTCTTCTAGGCTATTTGAGTCAAACCCATGAGAACGAAGGATTTATAAACTGGATGGGCGTTCACCCGGCCCACCGCAACAGGGGAATTGGCCGGCTTTTATGCGAGCGGTTTTTCGATATTGCCCGCAGCCACGGAAAAACCCGGGTAACATCCAGCACCGCAATTATCAATACAGCGTCCATGAACTGGCACAAACACATGGGGTTTACCGTCGAGAAAACAAAGGATTCTTTTTTATTCTCATTGAAAATATGAACACCTGTTGTGTTTGTTCCCCGGCATGGGCGTATATTTAGACATTCGTATCGTTTTTAAGCTTTATTTACCCCCCCTTATTCCCCGCCCACTTCACCATGGCTGGTTATGAATTACCTTTTGTAACAAAACCCCACAAAAAAACTGCATAACAGAAAGCGCCCCCGTGATATAGATTTTATGCATAAGTTGCAGAGAAATAGCCATTCCGGATTATAACCCTTAATTCCCCTTTAAAAAAGCCAGCCATGACCTCTTTAAAATTTTGCGGTTTAATTTTATTTATTCTGATCGTTTTCGGAACCCTCCTTCTTTTCACCCCTTGGGGAAACTCACTGTTTCTCAGTTTTCTTCCCCGGCCACAAATCCCAAAGAACCGCCCCTATATCATAAAGGAAGTCCGTTTTCCCGGGGAAGATAAAACAATTTCCCTGGCCGGGGAGCTGACAATGCCAAATCACGGGGGGCCTTTCCCGGCCGTTATCCTTATTGCGGGCTCCGGCCCCCATGACCGGGATGAGACCATAGCAGGACACAAGCCGCTTCTGGTTCTGGCGGACTATCTGACCCGACACGGTTGGGCCGTATTAAGATATGACAAACGGGGAATTGGAAAAAGCAGCGGGGCGTATACCTCTGCAACGTTCAGAGCATTTGCCGCCGACGCGGCAGCCGCCCGGGAATGGTTGCAAAAAAACAAGGATATCGATCCGAACCGGATTGGCTTTGCCGGGCATTCCAGCGGCGGCTATATCGCTCCGATGGCAGCAGAAATAAACGATGCGGCTTTTCTCATCTTGCTTGCTGCACCCGCGCGGGATCTTGGGGAGCCCCTGATCCGGCAGCACCATGATATCGCCAGGGCCCAAAAAAAAGAAAACGCCTGGATTGAACAAGATCAGGCATGGATCAATGAATTTGTCCATATCTTCAAATCCGCGCCAGATCCGGCAACCGCCCGCCGGAAGGTACTTGCTGCCTTTGACAGGTACAGCAAAGGTCTCAAGCTTCAGAAAAAAGACCTACTAACCTTCCTCGGCCAAGCTCCGCCCGCCTGGCTGATGTTCGGGTGCCGCCACGACCCCATGCCCGGGCTTCAAAATTTTAAAGGCCCCGTACTCGCGCTTTTCTGCAGCAAGGACCTGCAGGTTTCAGCTCAAGAGAATGTGCCCGCCATGAAAGCAGTGCTGGGACATGGGGCATCCAAGGTAATGGTATTCCAGGGGCTGAACCATCTGTTCCAACCGGCAAAAACAGGATTACCCGAAGAATATGCCTGGATCGACACGACATTTGATGAAGCCGCCATGAATGCCATTGCAGAATGGCTCAATCAATTTCAACCTTAGGATAAAACGAAACAAATGCAAAGGAGAAGGATATACTCCCCCCCCCTTTTATTTTGGGTCAGGCAAATCCAGGTTGAATAATTGCCGGGCAACGTTGAGGTATAGGGAATCGTCCCGGTGGTCACCGGTATTGCGCAGGAACAAAACGGGATCATGGATGGCGCGGGAGGCAATGGCCCGGGTCATCCGGCGGATGGCATCCACATCTTCAGGGGCCAGGTGGTTCAGGCGGGAAAGGGTTTTTTCGAACTCCATGTCCACGATGGCGGTCATCTTGTCGTTAATGGCCTTGATGGTGGGCACGATGGACAGGCTGCCCATCCATTTTCTGAAGGAGACCAGGGCTTCCTCCACAAATCGGCCGGCCTTTACCGTCTCCTGTTCCCGCTGCTGGATATTGGTCTCCACAATATTTTTCAGGTCGTCGATATCATAGACATAGGCGTTGGAGACCTTGTTGATCCCGGGATCAATATCCCTGGGCACGGCAATATCAATAAAAAAGATGGTGTTGTGGTTCCGTGCCTTCATGGCCCGTTTCACCTGGTCCCGGGTCAGCACATATTCTGTGGCACCGGTGGAACTGATAATGATATCCACGTCAGCCAGTGCCGCCTCCCGCTCTTCAAACTGGACCGCACTGCCGTTGAATTTCCGGGCCAGAGACAATGCATTTTCAAAGGTCCGGTTGGCCACCACAATATTTTTAACATTGTGGTTCATGAGGTGCTCTACGGCCAGTTCCGCCATTTCCCCGGCCCCCAGCAGCATCACACTCTTGGTGGACAGATCCGAAAATATCTTGTTGGCAAGCTCAATGGCGGCATAGGAAATGGAAACGGCATTATCTCCGATGCCGGTCTCCTTTCTCACCCGTTTGGCCACGGAAAAGGCCTTGTGCATCATCCGGTTGAGCAGCACCCCCGAGGCCCCGACCTTAACCGCGGTTTTATAGGCCTGCTTTACCTGTCCCAGAATCTGGGGTTCTCCCACCATCATGGAATCCAGGCTGGCCGCCACACAGAACATGTGCCGGATGGCCGCATCCCCTTCATGGACATACAGAGAGGACCGGAACTCGGATACGGGCAGCTGTTTGTGATCGGAAATAAACTGGATCACGGCATCGATCTGATCACCGGTTTCCGGGATATAAAGGATTTCCATGCGGTTGCAGGTGGAAAACACCAAGGCCTCTTTAATCCGGTCATCCTGTTTAAAATGCTCAAGGGCGGCCAGGGTTTCATCCCCGGAAAAGGAGAGTTTTTCCCTCAGCGCCACCGGCGCGGTTTTATGGTTGGCACCAATCAGTATAATTTTTGACATATTTCGCTTCGCTGTTTCGCTGTTTTGCTGCTGTATTTTTCCTACCGGGTAAAATCCTGGTGATGTCCGCCGAGGATCAGGTTGACCCCCAGGAAGGTAAAGGCAAGCATGGCAAACCCCACAATGGACATAATGGCCGACTTCCGCCCCCGCCACCCCGAATAAAGTCGCAGGTGAAGCAGTGCCGCATAGACCAGCCATACCCCCACGGAAAACACCTCCTTGACATCCCATCCCCAAAAGCTGCCCCAGATGGCCTTGGCATAGATAAAGCCGGTAACCAGGCCAAAGGTTAACAGGGCAAATCCGGTGGTGATACAGGTATAGGAAACCATATCCAGGAAATCCAGGGAGGGCAGGCGCTTGAAAAAGAATCCGGGATTCTTCCCCCGTATGCCCTGCTCCTGAATCAGGTAGAGGATACCGGCCCCGCAGGCAAGACCCAGGGCAGCCTCTCCGGTAAAAATCAGTATAATATGGGCAAAGAACCAGAACCCGCGGATCACCTTGTCCGGTTCAACGGCCGTATCCGGAATAATCACCACCGCCAGCATGAGCAGGGAAAGAAGTCCCGTGGCAAACAGCCCCAGGATTTTAAGATTAAACCGGTACTGGATATAAAGAAACATCCCGCCCACGGCCAGTGCCGCCATGGACAGGCTCTGCACCAGGTTATGGATGGGCAGCCCCTTCATGCCGATGCCCTGGACAATCACCGCAACCAGATGAATGGCCACGGCAAGGGCGGTCAGCCCCAACGACAACCGCTGGATGCGGTCCTTCTGGTGAAAAAGATAACAACCGTACCCGGCCATGCTGATGAAGTAAAGTACGGCCGATGCCCTCAGGAGAATATCTGAAAATTCCATCTGTATCACGACTCCCGATTTAAGTTGCCTGGCCGGCCAGGCTGTCAAAGGAAAATCCCTCCCCGAGGAGCCGGGCAAGGAGATTGTCAATGTCTTTAATCTTTCCCCCGGCGATCAGGTCCGGCAGACCGGCCCCGGCCAGGGCGGTAAATATTTTTTTGTGACCTTGGGGATCATGGCCCCGGGCCAGCAGTTCTTTTCTGATATTGGCCATCAGGGTGAGCATGATCTCATATTCCGGGCCGAACAGGGATTCAAGTTCCACGCGGAGGCGCCTGGCCACGGCCGGGCTGGCCCCGCCGGTGGATACGGCCACCTGCAGTTCCCCGCGGTCCACCACGGCGGGCAGGATAAAGTCCCCCTTGTCTTTTCCGTCGGCAATATTACACAGGACCCCGGCCTTGCGGGCCGCTTCCCGCACCCCGGCGTTCAGGGACAGATTATCCGTTGCCGCAAAAACCAGGCATGCCCCGTCCAGGTCGCCGGGGGCAAAGGCCTTTTTCTCCAGGCAGATGTTGTCATGTGGGGCTGCGGCAAGCTCCGGTGAGAACCCGAGGCTGACCACCCGGACCCGGGCACCGGCCTTTGCCAGCCCCAGCGCCTTGCGGGCCCCGACCTTTCCACCGCCCACCACCAGGCAGGTTTTGCCGGCCACATCCAAAAATATGGGATAGTATTTCATGCCATCCTTATTAATCATTCCTTGTTTGAACAAGGGATTTAATATATATTGCCCTTTGAGTTTTTTCAATATTTATTCATTTTGAAAGGGCGCCATGATTATCGATTCCCACACCCATCTATTCCAATCATCAGTGGAACAGGACAGAACCCCGTTTTTCGACAAGGAACCGGAATTCAAACTCCTTTACGATTCACCCAAATCAAAAATAACAACGACGGACGCCCTTTTGGAAACCATGGACCGCCATGAGGTAGACATTTCTGTGGTCAGCGGATTTCCGTGGCGGAACCCGGAATATGCAAAAGCCAATAATGATGCCGTGATTGAAGCGGTCACCGCCCATCCGGACCGCATCCGGGGGCTGGCCTGTTTTGATGCGGCCTGGGAGGGTGCGGCATGCGAGGCGGAACGCTGCATAGACGCCGGACTTTCGGGGGTGGGGGAGCTGGCCTTTTACCTCTCCGGCATTGACCAGGGTGCCATTGCCCTCCTGGCACCGGTGATGGAAGTACTCAGAAAAAAAGGTAATCTGCCCTGCATGATCCACACCAACGAGCCTCTGGGCCATCCCTATCCGGGCAAGACCCCGGTCACCCTGGAGCAGATAGACGGCCTGGCCGCCGCCTTTCCGGACAATAAAATCATCCTGGCCCATTGGGGCGGTGGCATTTTCTTTTACCACATCATGAAAAAAGAAATGAAAGAGAGGCTGAAAAACATCTGGTACGATACGGCCGCCTCGGTATTTCTCTATGATTCCGCTGTCTATGACATGGCGGCAGCGGCAGGGGTAATCGACAAGGTCCTCTTCGGTACGGACTTCCCGCTGCTCACCCCGGCGCGCTACTATAAAGACCTGGACAATTCTTCCCTCTCCCCGGAAGAAAAGGATATGGTGCTGGGGGGCAACGCCGCGGCCCTATACCAATAAAGGCGGCGGCGCCTGCGGATCAGGCGGGAATGGAAATGGTAAAACAGGTGCCTTTGTTTTTTTCGCTTTCCACCTCAATGCGGCCGTTGTGGTATTGGACAATGTGCTTGACAATTGCAAGGCCGAGGCCTGTGCCGCCCTGGTCCCGGCTGCGGCCTTTGTCCACCCTGTAAAAACGGTTGAACAGTTTCGGCAGATGCTCCCTGTCAATGCCCGCCCCAGAGTCCTTGACCCGGATAAAAATGCTTCCCTCCCCCTTGACGGCGGCTACGCTGACCCCAGTGTTCTCCCCGCTGTATTTCACGGCATTATCCACCAGGTTAAAAATAGCCTGTTCCATGAGAACGGGATCCACCAAGGCCGATAGATCTTCCGGGCACTGAATCGACAGCGCAACCCCGTTGTCCTGTGCTTTTTCCCGGCAATAGGCCACCGCCCCCCGGATCAATGAGGAAAGGGGGTGGGATTCCAGTTGGATATCGGTGCCCTTGAGCCGCTCCAGGCGGGAAAGCGCCAGCAGATCATCAATAAGACCGATCATCCGGTTGACGTTTTTATCTATGATGCTCAGAAACCGTTGATACTGGGGGCCGGTATCTCCGCCCCCGGATTCGTCCGCCGCCATCTGCATCAGGGTTTCAATGAACCCCTTTATGGTGGTGAGCGGGGTTTTCAGTTCGTGGGAAACATTGGCGGCAAAATCCTTGTGCATGGTCTCCAGCAGCCGGATGCGGGTGATGTCGTGGCAGATGATCAAGGTGCCCATCCGCTGCTCATTGGTATCGTAGAGGACTGTGGAGTGGATATTGAGAACCAGGCGCTGGTCCCGTTCTATCACGATATCCTCGTCCACGGGTTCATGGGTTGACAGGGCCCGCTGGATAAAGTTCTGGAGTTCAAAATTCCGGGCCACCTCCAGGATATTTCTGTTCTTGAGGGTCTCCGGTGCAAAATCGAAAATCCGGGCCGCCGCCGTATTGATGGTGATAATTTTTTCATCGCCGTCAACGGCGATCACCCCTTCCTGCATGCTGGTATGCACCGCTTCCAGTTCCCGGCTCCGGTTTCTGGCATCGGTGATTTTCCGGTCCAGTTCCCGGGCCATGAAATTCATTGACCTGGACAGGGCAAACAATTCCCGGGTATCGGCCGAAGGCAGGCGGTTGGCCAGGTTGCCCTTTGAAAACGCTTCAGCCCCTTTCCGCATCTGCTCAAGGGGCCGGGTGATCCGGCCCGCCACATACAGGCTGGCCAGGGCTGCGGCGGCAATGGTGATGACCAGGGCAAAAAGAATGCTGTTCCTCACCGCGTAAATTTTGGTATCAATGTCCGAAATGGAGACCGCCGTCCTGATCACTGCCGTTTCCCCGCCCTGATGGGACATGGGCAGGGCAATATACATCATGGTTTTATCCAGGGTGGAGCTGTACCGGACAGACACCCCTTTGCTGCCCGCCAGGGCCCGGGCAATCTCCGGACGGGCCCTATGATTCTCCATGGTTTCGGGACGGGCAAAGGTATCGCCGACCACCTCCCCTGTGGGCAGAATCACGGTGATACGGGTATTGATGCCGCCGCCAACTTTTTTACACAGGGCATCTATACCTGCCCTGTCCAGCCGGTCGCCGTAAAGGGCGGTAACGAACCGGTCCCTGACAAGGGATGCCCTGACGCTCAGCTCCTTTTCTGAACTTTCAAGAAAAAAATCCTTGAAATACCCGGTGGCATACCAGGCTTCAGCGGTGAGGGAGAGAAGGATAATAATGAGGAAGGACGGAAAAATCCGCCATATCAGTTTGGTTTTTTTTCGGCGCATGGATATTGTTCCGGATTAGGCGTCTTCTTTGAACCGGTAGCCCACGCCCCGGACGGTTTCAATACAGGATGCATAATGCTTGAGCTTCTTGCGCAGCCCCACAATAATGACATCGATACTCCGTTCGGTCACGGCATAGTTTTCCCCGTGGATGGCATCCACGATCTGCCCCCGGGTGAATACCCAGCCCTTTTTTTCTGCCAGAAAGGAAAGCAGCTCGAACTCGGACAGGGTCAGTTCCACCACAGCCCCCTCTATGGTGACCCGGTGTTTGGCACGGTCGATCACCATGTCCCCTTCCTGGCGGACACGGAC encodes:
- a CDS encoding PAS domain-containing protein, with the translated sequence MRRKKTKLIWRIFPSFLIIILLSLTAEAWYATGYFKDFFLESSEKELSVRASLVRDRFVTALYGDRLDRAGIDALCKKVGGGINTRITVILPTGEVVGDTFARPETMENHRARPEIARALAGSKGVSVRYSSTLDKTMMYIALPMSHQGGETAVIRTAVSISDIDTKIYAVRNSILFALVITIAAAALASLYVAGRITRPLEQMRKGAEAFSKGNLANRLPSADTRELFALSRSMNFMARELDRKITDARNRSRELEAVHTSMQEGVIAVDGDEKIITINTAAARIFDFAPETLKNRNILEVARNFELQNFIQRALSTHEPVDEDIVIERDQRLVLNIHSTVLYDTNEQRMGTLIICHDITRIRLLETMHKDFAANVSHELKTPLTTIKGFIETLMQMAADESGGGDTGPQYQRFLSIIDKNVNRMIGLIDDLLALSRLERLKGTDIQLESHPLSSLIRGAVAYCREKAQDNGVALSIQCPEDLSALVDPVLMEQAIFNLVDNAVKYSGENTGVSVAAVKGEGSIFIRVKDSGAGIDREHLPKLFNRFYRVDKGRSRDQGGTGLGLAIVKHIVQYHNGRIEVESEKNKGTCFTISIPA
- a CDS encoding amidohydrolase, which translates into the protein MIIDSHTHLFQSSVEQDRTPFFDKEPEFKLLYDSPKSKITTTDALLETMDRHEVDISVVSGFPWRNPEYAKANNDAVIEAVTAHPDRIRGLACFDAAWEGAACEAERCIDAGLSGVGELAFYLSGIDQGAIALLAPVMEVLRKKGNLPCMIHTNEPLGHPYPGKTPVTLEQIDGLAAAFPDNKIILAHWGGGIFFYHIMKKEMKERLKNIWYDTAASVFLYDSAVYDMAAAAGVIDKVLFGTDFPLLTPARYYKDLDNSSLSPEEKDMVLGGNAAALYQ
- a CDS encoding glutamyl-tRNA reductase; translation: MSKIILIGANHKTAPVALREKLSFSGDETLAALEHFKQDDRIKEALVFSTCNRMEILYIPETGDQIDAVIQFISDHKQLPVSEFRSSLYVHEGDAAIRHMFCVAASLDSMMVGEPQILGQVKQAYKTAVKVGASGVLLNRMMHKAFSVAKRVRKETGIGDNAVSISYAAIELANKIFSDLSTKSVMLLGAGEMAELAVEHLMNHNVKNIVVANRTFENALSLARKFNGSAVQFEEREAALADVDIIISSTGATEYVLTRDQVKRAMKARNHNTIFFIDIAVPRDIDPGINKVSNAYVYDIDDLKNIVETNIQQREQETVKAGRFVEEALVSFRKWMGSLSIVPTIKAINDKMTAIVDMEFEKTLSRLNHLAPEDVDAIRRMTRAIASRAIHDPVLFLRNTGDHRDDSLYLNVARQLFNLDLPDPK
- a CDS encoding GNAT family N-acetyltransferase, with the translated sequence MNIRHPNVSDYDRVLGVMVNWWGGRDLRNKVYKGLFIHFTNTSFLAENEEGALVAFLLGYLSQTHENEGFINWMGVHPAHRNRGIGRLLCERFFDIARSHGKTRVTSSTAIINTASMNWHKHMGFTVEKTKDSFLFSLKI
- a CDS encoding PAS domain S-box protein: MTDRPTYHELEKRVRKLEGVKLKYLQTKSALTKSKQQYLSIIQNLPVLICSYVQGGDITFANKAYCDYFDKKPDELIGTNFLSFIPKEERGKVMKSISNLTPQSPVQIHEHRAHAPDGNIRWQQWTNRAVFDNQGKAFLFHAIGQDITERKQHTAALIASEKKYRALIETTNTGYLILDKAGRVIDANQEYARLSGHNFVKEILGRSVVEWTAPHDRKKNEQEVKKCCKKGGVKSLQIDYMDKTGRRLPVEINAKLVHSDDGVRILSLCRDITERSIKNKLQESQFRLIEYAADHSIKELLQKFLDEAEILTESKIGFFHFVENDQVTLSLQAWSTNTLEKICKAEGGGQHYPKSQAGVWADCLNVGGPIIHNDYESLQHKKGLPEGHAPVVRELVVPVIRGGKVMAILGVGNKPSDYHIHDVETLQQLADHAWETVVGKRAEEQTKRSERFLDTIVENIPNMLFVKDAEELRFIRFNKAGEELLGLSRDKLIGKNDYDFFPKNEADFFTRKDREVLASRQLVDIPDEPIQTKAKGERRLHTKKIPILDDCGDPEYLLGISEDITEYKKIEAQLRQTQKMESIGNLAGGVAHDFNNILCPIIGLSEMMLEDFPQDSMEYDNIQEIFTAGKRGSELVKQILAFSRRSAHKLIPVQIQQILKEVIKLSRSTIPSDIDIISDIQQDCGQVMADPVQIHQIAMNLITNAYHAVEKSGGQLSVTLRETELPEENQGNKSLIPGRYALFSVSDTGCGIAPEAMDKIFDPYFTTKKKNKGTGLGLAVVYGIIKECRGDIEVRSTLGTGTKFTVHIPIIETSHEQKAAEPEKQLKTGNERILLVDDEAPVARLEKQILQRLGYRVTARESSTDALNTFKAAPDAFDLVVTDMTMPNLTGDQLAREMISIRKDIPVIICTGFSERMNEKTAKHIGIKGFLMKPVAKLEMAQMVRTVLDEQKKQ
- a CDS encoding alpha/beta fold hydrolase, whose product is MPNHGGPFPAVILIAGSGPHDRDETIAGHKPLLVLADYLTRHGWAVLRYDKRGIGKSSGAYTSATFRAFAADAAAAREWLQKNKDIDPNRIGFAGHSSGGYIAPMAAEINDAAFLILLAAPARDLGEPLIRQHHDIARAQKKENAWIEQDQAWINEFVHIFKSAPDPATARRKVLAAFDRYSKGLKLQKKDLLTFLGQAPPAWLMFGCRHDPMPGLQNFKGPVLALFCSKDLQVSAQENVPAMKAVLGHGASKVMVFQGLNHLFQPAKTGLPEEYAWIDTTFDEAAMNAIAEWLNQFQP
- a CDS encoding bifunctional precorrin-2 dehydrogenase/sirohydrochlorin ferrochelatase, producing the protein MKYYPIFLDVAGKTCLVVGGGKVGARKALGLAKAGARVRVVSLGFSPELAAAPHDNICLEKKAFAPGDLDGACLVFAATDNLSLNAGVREAARKAGVLCNIADGKDKGDFILPAVVDRGELQVAVSTGGASPAVARRLRVELESLFGPEYEIMLTLMANIRKELLARGHDPQGHKKIFTALAGAGLPDLIAGGKIKDIDNLLARLLGEGFSFDSLAGQAT
- the ccsA gene encoding cytochrome c biogenesis protein CcsA → MAGYGCYLFHQKDRIQRLSLGLTALAVAIHLVAVIVQGIGMKGLPIHNLVQSLSMAALAVGGMFLYIQYRFNLKILGLFATGLLSLLMLAVVIIPDTAVEPDKVIRGFWFFAHIILIFTGEAALGLACGAGILYLIQEQGIRGKNPGFFFKRLPSLDFLDMVSYTCITTGFALLTFGLVTGFIYAKAIWGSFWGWDVKEVFSVGVWLVYAALLHLRLYSGWRGRKSAIMSIVGFAMLAFTFLGVNLILGGHHQDFTR